In one window of bacterium DNA:
- a CDS encoding AarF/ABC1/UbiB kinase family protein, with protein sequence MARYKIGRKIRRYREIANIVIKYGFGYLLEKAHIKLSILPIRKKNQILSPPIRLRKMLEELGPTFIKMGQILSTRPDLVPIEYLKELEKLQDSTEPVEYEKIKDVLEKNLKCKIEDTFDYFDEKSIASASISQVHIASYKKEKVAVKIQKPEIEEKIFLDMEILYDIAQLIERFVKEASIYRPVKIVEEFEKSVRKELDFSYEGRNIQRFRKNFSSYENIIIPDVYKELTGTKVLTLQFIEGVKITEIDKINSIDRKKLAQQGTEIILKQIFQDGFFHADPHPGNILITKEGKFCLLDFGIVGRLTEEEKLQIISLLSGAIKANSEKIIKTLEAMGSYQAEEIDKRKLEREIDDYIEKYRDISLGEINIDVLFDEIFSIMRKYKISVPANFSLLAKAILTLEGVATIIYPEYNISEYLQTYVLDFIEKKEKVKGILKDTLRNISSTYDILKELPETVEASLKMLKKGYINVAFEHKGLQNLTSTIDKSSSRVAFSLIISAILVSSSLIMVSGKGPKLWGHSAFGVVGFIVSGIFGIYLIISIIRNSRIIK encoded by the coding sequence ATGGCAAGATATAAAATTGGTAGAAAAATTAGAAGATACAGAGAAATTGCAAATATTGTAATAAAATATGGATTTGGATATTTGCTTGAAAAAGCCCACATAAAATTATCAATATTACCCATTAGAAAAAAAAATCAGATATTATCCCCTCCTATTCGGTTAAGAAAAATGCTTGAAGAATTGGGCCCTACTTTTATAAAAATGGGGCAAATTTTAAGTACAAGACCCGACCTTGTCCCAATTGAGTATTTAAAAGAACTTGAAAAATTACAGGACTCAACAGAACCAGTTGAATATGAAAAAATAAAAGATGTTCTTGAAAAAAATTTAAAATGTAAAATTGAAGATACATTTGATTATTTTGATGAAAAGTCAATTGCTTCTGCCTCAATTTCACAGGTTCATATTGCTTCTTATAAAAAAGAAAAAGTTGCAGTAAAAATTCAAAAACCAGAAATTGAAGAGAAAATATTTCTTGATATGGAGATTCTCTATGATATTGCACAATTAATTGAAAGATTTGTTAAAGAAGCAAGTATTTATAGACCTGTAAAAATTGTTGAAGAGTTTGAAAAGAGTGTAAGAAAGGAACTTGATTTTTCATATGAAGGAAGGAATATACAAAGATTCAGAAAAAACTTTTCTTCTTATGAAAATATAATAATTCCAGATGTTTATAAAGAACTTACAGGAACAAAGGTTTTAACTTTACAATTCATTGAGGGAGTTAAAATAACAGAAATTGATAAAATTAATAGTATTGATAGAAAAAAACTTGCACAACAGGGAACAGAAATAATATTAAAACAGATTTTTCAAGATGGTTTTTTTCATGCAGACCCTCATCCAGGAAACATTTTAATTACAAAAGAAGGTAAGTTTTGTCTTCTTGATTTTGGAATTGTTGGTAGATTGACAGAAGAAGAAAAACTACAAATTATAAGTTTATTATCAGGTGCTATTAAAGCAAATAGCGAAAAAATAATTAAAACACTTGAAGCAATGGGAAGTTATCAAGCAGAGGAGATTGATAAAAGAAAATTAGAAAGAGAAATAGATGACTACATTGAAAAATATAGAGACATATCTTTAGGGGAAATTAATATTGATGTCTTGTTTGATGAAATATTTTCTATTATGAGAAAGTATAAAATATCTGTTCCAGCAAATTTTTCTTTACTTGCAAAAGCAATTTTAACTCTTGAAGGCGTTGCTACTATTATATATCCTGAATATAACATTTCTGAATATTTACAGACATATGTTCTTGATTTTATTGAAAAAAAAGAAAAAGTGAAAGGGATATTAAAGGATACATTAAGAAATATTTCATCCACTTATGACATATTAAAAGAATTACCGGAAACAGTTGAGGCATCTTTAAAAATGTTGAAAAAGGGATATATAAATGTTGCTTTTGAACATAAGGGATTACAGAATTTAACTTCAACAATTGATAAATCAAGTAGTAGAGTTGCTTTTAGTTTAATAATATCTGCAATTCTTGTTTCATCATCTCTTATTATGGTCTCAGGAAAAGGACCTAAACTCTGGGGACATTCTGCATTTGGAGTAGTTGGTTTTATTGTAAGTGGAATTTTTGGTATATATCTTATAATCAGTATAATAAGAAATAGCAGAATCATAAAGTAA
- a CDS encoding radical SAM/SPASM domain-containing protein has protein sequence MLTLEERVKNIMEKGGSRKAVAGIINMGLKTPVTRRALINAIEKATYKMAFKGPDRPRKVMEERYYMGSALLSSLQKAFDSGSISKNCVKALSNIFLGKIFIEGIYVRRTFEEKHGFRPPCFVTISPTNVCNLKCKGCYAGEIYTKDTLKFDVFDKVISEIKEQFGAYFFVISGGEPFMYRENGKTLFDILEKHNDAYFMAYTNGTMIKKDVAKKLSELGNFTPAISVEGFEKETDERRGNGIYKKIMEAMDNLKENGVPFGISVTPTRYNAELLLSDEFIDYYFNKKGAFYGWYFQYMPIGRKPSVELMVTPEQRYKMLKRIWKLVIEDKIFIADFWNSGTASDGCMAAARGGGYFYIMWDGTITPCVFIPFKDKNYGNLYQLYNEGRTITDAIKSPLFEEIRKWQNNYWIERPACQCGNLLTPCIIRDNSTDFYEIVKKTGAVPLDEGAKEYLSFIEQGKMPQYNKEYRELVEPLWKNEYLGKSE, from the coding sequence ATGTTAACACTTGAAGAAAGAGTAAAAAATATAATGGAGAAGGGTGGTTCAAGAAAAGCAGTAGCAGGAATTATAAATATGGGACTTAAAACACCTGTTACAAGAAGGGCATTAATAAATGCTATTGAAAAAGCGACTTACAAAATGGCATTTAAAGGTCCTGATAGACCACGCAAAGTAATGGAAGAAAGATATTATATGGGAAGTGCACTTTTAAGTTCATTACAAAAGGCATTTGATTCAGGAAGTATTTCTAAAAATTGTGTAAAAGCACTTTCAAATATTTTTCTTGGCAAGATATTCATTGAAGGTATTTATGTCAGAAGAACTTTTGAAGAAAAACATGGATTTAGACCACCATGTTTTGTAACTATTTCTCCAACAAATGTATGTAATCTGAAATGTAAAGGATGTTATGCAGGTGAAATTTACACAAAAGATACTTTAAAATTTGATGTTTTTGATAAAGTTATTTCAGAAATTAAAGAACAATTTGGAGCATATTTTTTTGTTATTTCTGGTGGAGAGCCATTTATGTACAGAGAAAATGGGAAAACACTATTTGATATACTTGAAAAACATAATGATGCTTATTTTATGGCATATACAAATGGAACTATGATAAAAAAAGATGTTGCAAAAAAGTTATCTGAACTTGGGAATTTCACCCCTGCAATTTCAGTTGAGGGATTTGAGAAAGAAACAGATGAAAGAAGAGGAAATGGCATTTATAAAAAAATAATGGAAGCAATGGATAATTTGAAAGAAAATGGAGTACCTTTTGGAATATCAGTAACTCCAACAAGATATAATGCAGAACTTCTTTTATCAGATGAATTTATTGACTATTATTTTAATAAAAAGGGTGCTTTTTATGGATGGTATTTTCAATATATGCCAATTGGAAGAAAACCATCTGTTGAGTTGATGGTAACACCTGAACAGAGATATAAAATGTTGAAAAGAATATGGAAACTTGTAATTGAAGATAAAATTTTTATAGCCGACTTCTGGAATTCAGGGACTGCTTCTGATGGATGTATGGCTGCTGCTCGTGGTGGAGGATATTTTTATATTATGTGGGATGGCACTATAACTCCTTGTGTATTTATTCCATTTAAAGATAAAAATTATGGAAATCTTTATCAACTTTATAATGAAGGCAGAACAATAACTGATGCAATAAAATCACCACTTTTTGAAGAAATAAGAAAATGGCAGAATAATTACTGGATTGAAAGGCCTGCCTGTCAATGTGGAAATTTGCTTACTCCTTGTATTATAAGAGACAATTCAACTGATTTTTATGAAATTGTTAAGAAAACAGGAGCAGTTCCTCTTGATGAAGGAGCAAAAGAATATTTATCTTTTATAGAACAGGGGAAAATGCCCCAATATAATAAAGAATACAGAGAACTTGTTGAACCGCTCTGGAAAAACGAGTATCTTGGGAAAAGTGAGTAA
- a CDS encoding dihydroorotate dehydrogenase electron transfer subunit: MEIKNCKVIKNQKIAEKHFILKFENKFSKEFLPGQFLMVALPHFYLRRPFSVFKVNKNTISILYKVVGKGTEILSKMKKGNILNILGPCGNEFNIEQKYENIWIIGGGTGIAPLIFLSEKLKRKNKNITFFYGARNKNLLFFDILPAGIEYVFSTNDGSYGYKGTIFSIVEKMIKKEEKPDVIYCGGPELLLQKVSSLSVRHKIPSFITLENFMGCGMGVCYGCVIKVKEQNGWEYKRVCKDGAIFRGEEVIWQ; this comes from the coding sequence ATGGAAATAAAAAATTGTAAAGTTATTAAAAATCAAAAGATAGCAGAAAAACATTTTATTTTAAAATTTGAAAATAAATTTTCAAAAGAATTCCTTCCAGGACAGTTTCTTATGGTTGCTCTCCCTCACTTTTATTTGAGAAGACCTTTTTCTGTTTTTAAAGTCAATAAAAATACAATTTCTATATTATATAAAGTAGTTGGAAAAGGAACAGAAATTTTATCAAAAATGAAAAAAGGAAATATTTTAAATATTTTAGGTCCCTGTGGAAATGAGTTTAATATTGAACAAAAATACGAAAATATCTGGATTATAGGAGGTGGCACTGGAATTGCTCCTTTAATTTTTCTCTCAGAAAAACTTAAAAGAAAAAATAAAAATATAACCTTTTTTTATGGAGCAAGAAACAAAAACTTGTTATTTTTTGATATTTTACCTGCTGGAATTGAATATGTATTTTCAACAAATGATGGGAGTTATGGATATAAAGGAACGATTTTTTCAATTGTTGAAAAAATGATAAAAAAAGAAGAAAAACCAGATGTTATTTATTGTGGTGGTCCTGAATTACTTTTGCAAAAGGTATCTTCATTATCAGTGAGACACAAAATCCCATCATTTATAACCCTTGAAAATTTTATGGGATGTGGAATGGGTGTTTGTTATGGATGTGTAATTAAGGTAAAAGAACAAAATGGCTGGGAGTATAAAAGAGTATGCAAAGATGGCGCTATTTTTAGAGGAGAGGAAGTAATATGGCAGTAA
- a CDS encoding dihydroorotate dehydrogenase, which yields MAVNLNTELGKLKLNSPIIMASGTFGYGTEKFQFIDYKKIGAITTKTITYEKWEGNPQPRISEIPSGMINNIGLQNPGIKYFCEKIYPSLEKLKKEEVKIFVSITDRTLDNIIKIVEKLNYLKIDAIELNFSCPNFEKNNLMISQIPDKTFSVVKETKKVSKFPVITKLSPNVTDIVEIAIAASEGGSDILCMVNTVKGIFFDWGRKKIIEGGISGQCIKGIGLRCVYDVYKRVKIPIIGLGGIVCGKDALEYILIGADAFGIGSGFFSNPGIVNDVFNYLSSYLTKKGIKNIKQIVGILNEKGK from the coding sequence ATGGCAGTAAATTTAAATACAGAACTTGGAAAATTAAAATTAAATTCACCAATAATTATGGCAAGTGGAACATTTGGATATGGGACTGAAAAATTTCAATTTATTGATTATAAAAAAATAGGTGCCATTACAACAAAAACAATAACTTATGAAAAATGGGAAGGGAACCCACAACCAAGAATTTCTGAAATACCATCTGGAATGATTAACAATATCGGACTTCAAAATCCTGGTATAAAATATTTTTGTGAAAAAATATATCCTTCTCTTGAAAAATTAAAAAAAGAGGAAGTGAAAATTTTTGTCAGTATAACTGATAGAACTCTTGATAATATTATAAAAATAGTTGAAAAATTAAATTATTTAAAAATTGATGCAATAGAGTTGAATTTTTCCTGCCCAAATTTTGAAAAAAATAATTTGATGATTTCTCAAATTCCTGATAAAACATTTTCAGTTGTGAAAGAAACAAAAAAAGTGAGTAAATTTCCTGTTATAACAAAACTTTCTCCAAATGTAACAGATATTGTAGAAATTGCAATTGCTGCTTCAGAAGGTGGAAGTGATATTTTATGCATGGTAAATACAGTTAAGGGAATTTTTTTTGACTGGGGAAGGAAAAAAATAATTGAAGGGGGAATTTCAGGACAATGTATAAAAGGTATTGGGTTAAGATGTGTTTATGATGTTTATAAAAGAGTAAAAATTCCTATAATTGGACTTGGGGGGATTGTTTGTGGGAAAGATGCCTTAGAATATATTTTAATAGGGGCTGATGCATTTGGAATTGGTAGTGGTTTTTTTTCAAATCCAGGAATTGTTAATGATGTTTTTAATTATCTTTCTTCTTATCTTACAAAAAAGGGAATTAAAAATATAAAGCAAATAGTAGGTATTCTGAATGAAAAAGGAAAATAA
- a CDS encoding O-antigen ligase family protein has product MKKENKKEKNYFLSILTILLCLFIFLRVWYDGISEPFINTLLVFYIFFLTLISYLYRKEKTENLPLMYLPFFLFVLFSFISSGISQIKGSGITYNTNILSFFCLMILISKIEKQQVKYLIYTLFFACFVLGIYGIYQYYWGFEITRQYILSNKEVLANLPPTFLARLESNRIFSRFVYPNVYASFLLTVLPLSFFTTFEKNFYIKFFSWATFFIAFYNLLLTGSIGGILIFIFVFHLIFLFLILPERKFFKITPFLILFEIIFVIFIYKAGKLPHIHSFVDRLNYWKSSINIFKESPILGVGPENFAFFFTKYKLPQSMEAKHAHSLFFETLVENGIIGTIFLFSFVFSVLYNIFIKKEKQKDFFLYGIGFSFLSLLIHNIIDFDFVDPSSSFLFFILAGISIVLLNGNYRKVKLTLFPFYFTIILVCCSITFTRYNLCIGNLEASKNIDNYNLKLYFLERAEKFYPFYNVYLYKGKVFCQMGTENRDEELLKKGENLLKYSIYLNPYLVNAYRELSFLYQQEGRIKESEKMYLKLIELYPNKKQFNLEVSIFYKSLKNEEKFKYFFEKSKYLFPVSVEEGIICNNYEKWIELQK; this is encoded by the coding sequence ATGAAAAAGGAAAATAAAAAAGAAAAGAATTATTTTTTAAGTATTTTAACAATTTTATTATGTCTATTTATTTTTTTAAGGGTGTGGTATGACGGAATAAGTGAACCATTTATAAATACCCTCCTTGTTTTTTATATTTTCTTTTTAACCCTAATAAGTTATTTATACAGAAAAGAAAAAACAGAGAATTTACCTTTGATGTACTTGCCTTTTTTCCTTTTTGTTCTATTTTCTTTTATTTCTTCAGGTATTTCTCAAATTAAAGGTAGTGGTATTACTTATAATACAAATATTTTATCTTTTTTTTGTTTGATGATTCTTATTAGTAAAATTGAGAAGCAACAAGTAAAATATCTAATTTATACTTTATTTTTTGCCTGTTTTGTTCTCGGTATTTACGGGATTTATCAATATTACTGGGGATTTGAAATAACAAGACAATATATTCTTTCTAACAAAGAAGTTTTAGCCAATTTACCTCCAACATTTCTTGCCCGACTTGAAAGCAACAGAATTTTCTCAAGGTTTGTCTACCCCAATGTTTATGCTTCTTTTTTATTGACGGTTCTTCCTCTTTCATTTTTTACTACTTTTGAAAAAAATTTTTATATAAAATTTTTTTCCTGGGCCACTTTTTTTATTGCTTTTTATAATCTTTTACTCACTGGTTCAATAGGGGGTATTCTTATTTTTATTTTTGTTTTTCACCTTATTTTTCTGTTTTTAATCCTACCAGAAAGAAAATTTTTTAAAATCACCCCCTTTTTAATTCTTTTTGAAATAATATTTGTTATTTTTATTTACAAAGCAGGGAAATTACCTCATATTCATTCTTTTGTTGATAGATTAAATTACTGGAAAAGTAGTATAAATATATTTAAAGAAAGTCCTATTTTAGGAGTTGGACCTGAAAATTTTGCCTTTTTCTTTACAAAATATAAATTACCGCAAAGTATGGAAGCAAAACATGCTCATAGTTTATTTTTTGAAACACTTGTTGAAAACGGTATTATTGGGACTATATTCCTTTTTTCTTTTGTATTTTCGGTACTTTATAATATTTTCATCAAAAAAGAGAAGCAAAAGGATTTTTTTCTATATGGAATTGGATTTTCTTTTCTTTCTTTGTTAATTCACAACATTATTGATTTTGACTTTGTTGACCCATCTTCATCTTTTCTTTTTTTCATTTTAGCAGGGATTTCCATAGTACTTCTGAACGGAAATTATAGAAAAGTAAAATTGACACTTTTCCCTTTTTATTTTACTATTATTTTGGTGTGTTGTTCTATTACATTTACAAGATATAACTTATGTATTGGAAATTTAGAAGCAAGTAAAAACATTGATAATTATAATTTAAAACTTTATTTTTTAGAAAGAGCAGAAAAATTTTATCCTTTTTATAATGTTTATTTATATAAAGGGAAAGTGTTTTGCCAGATGGGAACAGAAAATAGAGATGAAGAATTATTAAAGAAAGGTGAAAATTTACTTAAATACTCTATTTATTTAAACCCTTATTTAGTTAATGCTTATAGAGAACTATCTTTTTTATATCAACAAGAAGGTAGAATAAAAGAAAGTGAAAAAATGTATTTGAAACTTATTGAACTTTATCCCAATAAAAAACAGTTTAACCTTGAAGTGAGTATTTTTTACAAAAGTTTAAAAAATGAAGAGAAATTCAAATATTTTTTTGAAAAAAGCAAATACCTTTTTCCTGTTTCAGTGGAGGAAGGTATTATTTGTAACAATTACGAAAAATGGATAGAATTGCAGAAGTAG
- the ricT gene encoding regulatory iron-sulfur-containing complex subunit RicT yields the protein MDRIAEVEIRKCDKLLYFKVSKDVQVEKGDFVIVEFTQGTIDWGRIYSFVETKGFFPHTISGKVLRKITDSDRIIIEENNAKKKDVFDIFNKKIKQYHLNMKLVDVEYSFDRTRITFYYWADGRIDFRNLVKDLAKIFNCRIEMKQIGLRDEAKIKGGYGICGQPLCCYAFLKKFDTITMRFVKTQKLPLDMHKITGICGRLLCCLRYEDEFYKKEKVGKK from the coding sequence ATGGATAGAATTGCAGAAGTAGAAATAAGAAAATGCGATAAACTTTTATATTTTAAAGTAAGTAAGGATGTGCAAGTTGAAAAGGGGGATTTTGTTATTGTTGAGTTTACCCAGGGAACTATTGACTGGGGAAGAATTTATAGCTTTGTTGAAACAAAAGGGTTTTTCCCACATACAATATCTGGGAAGGTTTTAAGAAAAATTACAGATAGTGACCGCATAATTATTGAGGAAAATAATGCAAAGAAAAAAGATGTTTTTGATATATTCAATAAAAAAATAAAACAATATCATTTGAATATGAAATTGGTAGATGTTGAATATTCATTTGATAGGACAAGAATAACTTTTTATTACTGGGCAGATGGCAGAATTGATTTTAGAAATTTAGTAAAAGACCTCGCAAAAATTTTTAATTGTAGAATTGAAATGAAACAGATTGGGTTAAGGGATGAAGCAAAAATAAAAGGTGGTTATGGAATATGTGGACAACCACTTTGCTGCTATGCTTTCTTAAAAAAATTTGATACTATTACAATGAGATTTGTAAAAACACAAAAATTACCTCTTGATATGCATAAAATAACGGGAATTTGTGGTAGATTGCTTTGTTGTTTAAGATATGAAGATGAATTTTATAAAAAAGAAAAAGTGGGAAAAAAATGA
- the metG gene encoding methionine--tRNA ligase: MKFYITTPLYYVNAKPHIGHTYTTVAADCLARFYRMSGYDVFFLTGTDEHGQKISIAAQNEGFLPEELADKISQIYKKTWEKLNISYTKFIRTTEKQHQEVVKNVFNKLYEKGDIYKGQYQGYYCIHCESYVIPEEKENPVCPDCKRNVEKISETSYFFKLSAYSEKLLRVIEESEFIKPDFRKKEITNFIKEGLYDLCLTRKNVKWGIPCPIDENYTIYVWFDALLNYLSGVGYLYDNNTFEKYWPVDVQLIGKDIMRFHNIIWPAILMSLQLPLPKTIFAHGWWTMSKEKISKSKGNVISPDDFINEYGVDPFRYFIMREIPFGLDGEYSAITFKKRYNSDLVNDFGNLLNRTLNLIEKNFNGIIPDSSSEEEITNLTDEVFENYSKKMKEISFSEGIEEIWKLINYLNKYLDIKAPWRQTCEKPEKVIYSVVEGIKNVSLMLSPIIPETIKRVFQMIGIENKINKENFSSIKERIPCGIKTGKREVLYIRKK; the protein is encoded by the coding sequence ATGAAATTTTATATAACAACTCCTCTTTATTATGTAAATGCTAAACCACATATAGGACATACTTATACAACTGTTGCCGCTGATTGTCTTGCAAGATTTTATAGAATGAGTGGATATGATGTTTTTTTCCTCACAGGGACTGATGAACATGGGCAAAAAATATCAATAGCGGCACAAAACGAAGGATTTTTACCAGAAGAACTTGCAGATAAAATCTCACAAATATACAAAAAAACATGGGAAAAATTAAATATTTCATATACAAAGTTCATAAGAACAACTGAAAAACAACATCAGGAAGTTGTAAAAAATGTATTTAATAAACTTTATGAAAAAGGGGATATTTATAAAGGACAATATCAGGGATATTACTGTATTCATTGTGAAAGTTATGTAATACCTGAAGAAAAAGAAAATCCAGTATGTCCTGATTGTAAAAGAAATGTTGAAAAAATTTCAGAAACATCTTATTTTTTCAAATTATCTGCCTATTCTGAAAAACTTTTAAGAGTTATTGAAGAAAGTGAATTTATAAAACCAGATTTCAGAAAAAAAGAAATTACCAATTTTATAAAAGAGGGGTTATATGACCTATGCCTTACAAGAAAAAATGTGAAATGGGGTATTCCCTGCCCAATTGATGAAAATTATACAATTTATGTTTGGTTTGATGCTCTTTTGAATTATTTAAGCGGAGTTGGTTATTTATATGATAACAACACATTTGAAAAATATTGGCCAGTTGATGTTCAACTTATAGGGAAGGATATAATGAGATTTCATAATATTATCTGGCCTGCAATTTTAATGTCTTTACAACTTCCTTTACCAAAAACAATTTTTGCTCATGGATGGTGGACTATGTCAAAAGAAAAAATTTCAAAATCAAAAGGAAATGTTATATCTCCTGACGATTTTATAAATGAGTATGGAGTAGACCCATTTCGTTATTTTATTATGAGAGAGATACCTTTTGGACTTGATGGAGAATATTCAGCAATTACTTTCAAAAAAAGATATAATAGTGACCTTGTAAATGACTTTGGGAATTTACTTAACAGAACTCTTAACCTTATTGAGAAAAACTTTAATGGAATTATTCCAGATTCCTCATCTGAAGAAGAAATTACAAATTTAACAGATGAGGTTTTTGAAAATTATAGTAAAAAGATGAAAGAAATATCTTTTTCAGAAGGCATAGAAGAAATATGGAAACTAATAAATTACCTTAATAAATATTTAGATATAAAAGCACCATGGAGACAAACATGTGAAAAACCAGAAAAAGTTATTTACTCTGTTGTTGAAGGGATAAAAAATGTATCATTGATGCTTTCTCCCATTATACCTGAAACAATAAAAAGGGTATTTCAAATGATTGGAATAGAAAATAAAATAAACAAAGAAAATTTTTCTTCAATAAAAGAAAGGATACCATGTGGAATAAAAACAGGGAAAAGAGAAGTACTTTATATAAGGAAGAAATGA
- the pyrH gene encoding UMP kinase encodes MKPIYKRILVKLSGEALLGKKKSGISSDALVSISDEIKEVKNMGCEIGVVVGGGNIYRGSQRDKEVIEPVTADYMGMLATVINGLALQNCLENKEGLETRVLSAFEMREFCEPYIRRRAIRHLEKGRIVIFVGGTGNPYFTTDTSAALKAIEIKADVILKATKVDGVYTSDPLKEPSAKKFDKLTYMDILQNQLKIMDSTAISLCMENHIPIVVFNLFKKGNLKRVVCGQGKRTIITD; translated from the coding sequence ATGAAACCAATTTATAAAAGAATTTTAGTTAAACTTTCTGGGGAAGCACTTTTAGGTAAAAAGAAATCTGGAATAAGTTCAGATGCACTAGTTTCAATATCAGATGAAATTAAAGAAGTTAAAAATATGGGATGTGAAATTGGTGTTGTAGTTGGAGGAGGAAATATTTATAGAGGCAGTCAACGAGATAAAGAAGTAATAGAGCCAGTTACTGCTGATTATATGGGTATGCTTGCCACAGTTATAAATGGACTTGCTCTTCAAAATTGTTTAGAAAATAAAGAAGGATTGGAGACAAGAGTTTTAAGTGCTTTTGAAATGAGGGAATTCTGTGAACCATATATAAGAAGAAGAGCAATAAGACATCTTGAAAAAGGAAGAATAGTAATTTTTGTAGGGGGGACTGGAAATCCTTATTTTACAACTGATACTTCTGCTGCCCTTAAAGCAATTGAAATAAAAGCAGATGTCATATTGAAAGCAACAAAAGTTGATGGTGTTTATACTTCTGACCCTCTTAAAGAACCTTCTGCTAAAAAATTTGATAAATTAACTTATATGGACATATTACAAAATCAACTTAAAATTATGGATAGTACTGCTATTTCTTTATGCATGGAAAATCATATACCCATTGTTGTGTTTAATCTTTTCAAAAAGGGTAATTTAAAAAGGGTTGTTTGTGGACAGGGAAAAAGAACAATTATAACTGATTAA
- the frr gene encoding ribosome recycling factor — protein MKNQIVKEVDSKMKEVVNFFTKEIGLLRVGRASVSLLEGIIVEYYGSKMPINQLSTITIPQPQLLIIQPWDKNIVGDMVKAIQSSNIGLNPISDGNVIRVPVPPLSEESRKEIVKNLYKMAEEAKVEIREIRRQANIQLKEKQKNGEISEDDMYNGFDEIQKMTDKYIEEIDKKTKDKEKEIMEL, from the coding sequence ATGAAAAATCAGATTGTAAAAGAAGTTGATAGTAAAATGAAAGAAGTTGTAAATTTCTTTACAAAAGAAATAGGACTTTTAAGAGTTGGAAGGGCTTCTGTTTCTTTATTGGAAGGAATTATTGTAGAGTATTATGGTTCTAAAATGCCAATAAATCAGTTATCAACAATAACAATTCCTCAACCACAACTCCTTATAATTCAACCATGGGATAAAAACATAGTTGGTGATATGGTAAAAGCAATTCAGTCAAGTAATATTGGACTTAATCCAATATCTGATGGTAATGTCATAAGGGTCCCTGTACCTCCTTTAAGTGAAGAAAGCAGAAAAGAAATTGTTAAAAACCTTTATAAAATGGCTGAAGAGGCAAAAGTAGAAATAAGAGAAATTAGAAGACAGGCAAACATTCAGTTAAAAGAAAAACAAAAAAACGGTGAAATTTCAGAAGATGATATGTATAATGGTTTTGATGAAATTCAAAAAATGACAGATAAATATATTGAAGAGATTGATAAAAAAACAAAAGATAAAGAAAAAGAAATAATGGAATTATGA
- the cmk gene encoding (d)CMP kinase — MKNIVIAIDGPAGAGKSTVAKLVARKLGFLYIDTGAMYRCLTLKAMENNINWNDKEKLIEMAKNTNIEFISNDNYKVIMDGRDVSEAIRDEEVSKNTKHIASILEIREILWEKQRNYREKFNIVMEGRDIGSKVFPDAQIKIYLDASIDERAKRRYLQLKQMGIEEEIEKIKKDVEQRDEVDRKREIAPLMKVPEAIYIDTTGLTIQQVVDTICDLVQPLYLGR, encoded by the coding sequence ATGAAAAATATTGTAATAGCAATAGATGGTCCAGCAGGAGCAGGAAAAAGTACAGTTGCAAAATTAGTTGCAAGGAAACTTGGTTTTCTTTATATAGATACAGGAGCAATGTATAGATGCCTGACATTAAAAGCAATGGAAAACAATATAAACTGGAATGATAAAGAGAAACTCATAGAAATGGCAAAAAATACAAATATTGAATTTATTTCTAATGACAATTACAAAGTTATAATGGATGGTAGAGATGTAAGTGAAGCAATAAGAGATGAAGAAGTAAGTAAAAACACAAAACATATTGCATCTATTTTAGAAATAAGAGAAATTTTATGGGAAAAACAGAGAAATTATAGAGAAAAATTTAACATTGTCATGGAAGGAAGAGACATAGGAAGTAAGGTTTTTCCAGATGCACAGATAAAAATTTATTTAGACGCCTCAATTGATGAAAGAGCAAAAAGAAGGTATTTACAACTTAAACAAATGGGAATTGAGGAAGAAATAGAAAAAATAAAAAAAGATGTTGAACAAAGAGATGAAGTAGATAGAAAAAGGGAAATAGCCCCTCTTATGAAAGTTCCTGAGGCAATTTATATTGATACAACAGGTCTTACAATCCAGCAGGTAGTTGATACAATATGTGACCTTGTTCAGCCGTTATACTTGGGAAGATAA